The Mercurialis annua linkage group LG2, ddMerAnnu1.2, whole genome shotgun sequence genome contains a region encoding:
- the LOC126669153 gene encoding 60S ribosomal protein L8: MGRVIRAQRKGAGSVFKSHTHHRKGPARFRSLDFGERNGYLKGVVTDIIHDPGRGAPLAKVTFRHPFRYKHQKELFVAAEGMYSGQFVYCGRKANLMVGNVLPLRSIPEGAVVCNVEHHVGDRGSFARCSGDYAIVISHNPDNGTTRVKLPSGAKKIVPSGCRAMVGQVAGGGRTEKPMLKAGNAYHKYRVKRNCWPKVRGVAMNPVEHPHGGGNHQHIGHASTVRRDAPPGQKVGLIAARRTGRLRGQAAATASKADKSA, translated from the exons ATGGGTCGTGTAATCCGCGCCCAACGTAAAGGAGCAGGCTCCGTTTTCAAATCCCACACCCATCACCGGAAGGGTCCTGCCCGATTCCGTTCCCTGGACTTCGGCGAGCGAAATGGGTACCTCAAAGGAGTGGTTACCGACATCATCCACGACCCGGGTCGTGGAGCTCCGCTTGCAAAGGTAACGTTTAGGCATCCATTTCGTTACAAGCATCAGAAGGAGCTGTTCGTTGCAGCCGAAGGGATGTATTCTGGACAATTTGTTTACTGTGGAAGGAAAGCTAATTTGATGGTGGGAAATGTGTTGCCTTTGAGATCAATTCCTGAAGGAGCTGTTGTTTGTAACGTCGAACATCATGTCGGTGATCGCGGTTCTTTTGCGAGATGCTCTGGTGATTATGCTATTGTTATTAGTCATAACCCGGATAATGGAACTACTCG GGTGAAACTACCTTCTGGAGCAAAGAAGATTGTGCCAAGTGGGTGCAGAGCTATGGTCGGTCAAGTTGCAGGTGGAGGAAGAACTGAGAAGCCTATGTTGAAGGCAGGAAATGCATACCACAAGTACAGAGTGAAGAGGAACTGCTGGCCCAAGGTTAGAGGTGTTGCTATGAATCCCGTGGAGCATCCCCATGGTGGTGGTAATCACCAGCATATTGGACATGCCAGTACTGTTCGTCGTGACGCTCCTCCTGGACAAAAGGTTGGTCTTATTGCTGCAAGGAGGACTGGTCGTCTCCGTGGACAAGCTGCTGCTACCGCTTCCAAAGCTGACAAGAGTGCTTAA
- the LOC126668172 gene encoding uncharacterized protein LOC126668172, protein MEVYVDDMIVKSIRAEDHPADVKIVLETLKKYQLKLNPEKCVFGVPAGKFLGYMVSQRGIEANPDKIEAVLKMTPPRSIHEVQKLNGRITALGRFMSCSAKRCLPFFKTLKQIKNFTWTAECQQAFEELKSFLSSPPLLARPDPGDVLYLYISCSDETIAGVLVSEKGGEQYPIYYISKVLRDAELRYPKLEKLALCVYTATIKLRHYFEGHQVIVRTDQPLRKILQKAETSGRIAEWAVKIGSLGVIYEARKALKSSSTSRLLRRINIQGTHGGQNDSLGDTRRWSTSNNVAEYEALITGLQLCEELNISEVQIYSDSQLVVNQVSGNFEVKEATLKKYAKQAKTFFADNGRSWSLQQIPRAMNGRSDELAKWAATKNYDSMRNIPHEIKRQPSFQEEIEEGEVLMVEGEETWMTPLTAYLANGILPEDKMEAKRIVILSSKFGIYNGQLYKRSFTHPWLRCVNKEEGEYIMKELHEGTCGAHDGASTLVRKALLQGYYWPTMKEQATTLVRGCWPCQQHALVPRKQASEMKPIGSAWPFAQWGMDILGPLPLATGQRKFLVVAIDHFTKWIEFDSAKFRKFCAEYQIDLRFTSVYHPQSNGQTEVANRILLAGLKRRLDECKGRWVEELYSVLWNYRTTPRESTGETPFALAYGTEAVIPVEIGAPTPRTEDNQLNLEENEAELRNNLDLLDEKINRSDIRMGAYRQKMARHFNSHVKKRKFKLGDLVMRKTEVKKGEAGTGKLQPNWEGPYTISKVIKEGTFKLTNSMGITIPRAWNANNLRKI, encoded by the exons atggaagtttatgtggatgacatgatCGTCAAAAGCATCCGAGCCGAAGACCACCCAGCAGACGTGAAGATAGTCCTAGAGACGCTAAAGAAATACCAGCTAAAACTCAATCCGGAAAAGTGCGTATTCGGAGTACCGGCAGGCAAGTTCTTGGGATACATGGTCTCTCAGCGGGGTATTGAGGCTAACCCAGATAAAATCGAAGCGGTCTTAAAAATGACGCCGCCACGGAGCATACATGAAGTCCAGAAGCTCAACGGCCGGATCACGGCTCTAGGTCGGTTCATGTCCTGCTCGGCAAAACGATGTCTACCTTTCTTCAAAACCCTGAAACAGATCAAGAACTTCACATGGACAGCAGAATGCCAGCAGGCGTTTGAGGAATTGAAAAGCTTCCTATCCTCGCCCCCACTTTTGGCGAGACCAGATCCGGGCGAcgtgttatatttatacatctcttGCTCTGACGAAACAATAGCAGGAGTATTGGTATCGGAAAAAGGAGGAGAACAATACCCGATCTACTACATTAGCAAAGTGCTCAGAGATGCGGAGCTAAGATACCCGAAATTGGAAAAGCTGGCGCTATGCGTATACACCGCCACCATCAAGCTCCGACATTACTTCGAAGGACACCAAGTCATTGTACGGACCGACCAACCATTACGAAAAATCCTCCAGAAGGCGGAGACAAGTGGACGCATAGCAGAATGGGCCGTCAAAATAGGAAGCCTGGGCGTTATCTATGAAGCTCGAAAAGCACTGAAAAGCTCAAGCACTAGCCGACTTCTTCGCAGAATTAACATTCAAGGAACCCATGGAGGACAAAACGACTCCCTGGGAGATACACGTCGATGGAGCA CTTCCAACAATGTTGCGGAATATGAGGCGCTGATAACAGGGTTGCAATTATGCGAAGAACTCAATATCTCCGAAGTCCAGATCTATAGTGATTCACAACTGGTCGTGAACCAAGTCTCAGGGAACTTCGAAGTAAAAGAAGCTACATTGAAGAAATACGCCAAGCAAGCCAAAACCTTCTTTGCCGATAATGGGCGATCCTGGTCGTTACAGCAAATACCCAGAGCAATGAATGGAAGATCAGACGAATTGGCAAAGTGGGCAGCAACAAAGAATTACGACTCAATGAGAAACATCCCTCATGAAATCAAACGACAGCCTAGCTTTcaagaagaaattgaagaaggCGAAGTACTGATGGTAGAAGGGGAAGAAACCTGGATGACCCCCCTCACAGCATACCTGGCTAATGGAATACTCCCCGAGGATAAAATGGAAGCCAAAAGAATAGTGATACTATCATCAAAGTTCGGAATATACAACGGCCAGCTGTACAAACGGTCATTCACCCATCCCTGGCTAAGATGTGTGAACAAAGAAGAAGGAGAGTACATCATGAAAGAATTACATGAGGGGACCTGCGGAGCACATGACGGAGCATCAACACTGGTCAGGAAAGCACTGCTACAAGGCTATTATTGGCCCACGATGAAAGAACAAGCTACAACGCTAGTAAGGGGATGCTGGCCTTGCCAGCAACATGCCTTGGTACCAAGAAAGCAAGCTTCAGAAATGAAACCCATCGGCAGTGCATGGCCGTTCGCCCAGTGGGGTATGGACATCTTGGGACCTCTCCCTTTGGCCACAGGACAACGGAAGTTCCTGGTAGTGGCAATCGACCacttcaccaagtggatagag ttcgacTCAGCAAAGTTTAGAAAGTTTTGTGCCGAGTATCAGATCGACCTAAGGTTCACTTCGGTTTACCATCCACAATCAAATGGGCAAACCGAAGTGGCCAACAGAATCCTACTGGCCGGACTAAAAAGAAGACTAGACGAGTGCAAAGGAAGATGGGTAGAAGAACTCTACAGCGTCCTATGGAACTACCGTACCACCCCTAGAGAATCAACGGGCGAAACTCCATTCGCCCTAGCCTATGGAACGGAGGCTGTAATTCCTGTAGAGATCGGCGCACCCACGCCAAGGACAGAAGACAACCAACTGAACTTAGAAGAAAATGAAGCAGAGCTCAGGAACAATCTGGACCTCTTGGACGAAAAGATCAACAGATCAGACATTAGGATGGGAGCCTACAGACAGAAAATGGCAAGACATTTCAACAGCCATGTGAAAAAAAGGAAGTTCAAATTAGGCGACCTCGTCATGAGAAAGACCGAAGTTAAAAAAGGAGAAGCAGGGACCGGAAAGCTGCAACCAAATTGGGAAGGACCCTACACCATCAGCAAGGTCATTAAAGAAGGAACATTCAAACTCACCAACTCCATGGGAATAACCATACCCAGAGCATGGAACGCCAACAACTTAAGGAAAATTTAG
- the LOC126667674 gene encoding universal stress protein PHOS32-like isoform X2: MNPDQQNPIDPDHPLLPTIKIHHPSSPRHSHHHHHPSSTPTPTAGARRKLGVAVDLSDESAYAVRWAVHHYIRPGDAVILLHVSPTSVLFGADWGLLPISASSTPTHKDNTTNDINSLDEDDSSSSKRQQQIEEDFETFTATKVADIAKPLKEANIPYKIHIVKDHDMKERLCLEVERLGLSAVIMGSRGFGAVKRGSDGKLGSVSDYCVHHCVCPVVVVRYPDDNNNSDAKDAEAVINVPVEEEEVVVADDVAAAEAAFAKNA; this comes from the exons ATGAATCCAGATCAACAAAACCCTATCGATCCAGACCACCCTCTCCTCCCAACAATCAAGATCCACCACCCCTCCTCCCCCCGCCACtctcaccaccaccaccaccccTCCTCCACTCCCACCCCCACCGCCGGCGCTCGCCGCAAGCTCGGCGTCGCTGTTGACCTCTCCGACGAAAGCGCTTACGCCGTCCGCTGGGCCGTCCATCACTACATCCGTCCCGGCGACGCTGTTATTCTCCTCCACGTCAGCCCTACTTCCGTCCTTTTCGGCGCTGACTGGGGCCTACTTCCCATTTCCGCCTCCTCCACTCCTACACACAAAGACAACACTACCAACGACATCAATTCCCTTGACGAAGACGACTCGTCTTCGTCGAAACGACAGCAGCAGATTGAGGAAGATTTTGAGACTTTTACCGCCACGAAAGTGGCGGATATTGCGAAGCCGTTGAAGGAAGCGAATATACCGTATAAAATACACATAGTGAAGGATCATGACATGAAGGAGAGGCTGTGTTTGGAAGTTGAGAGATTAGGGTTAAGTGCTGTTATTATGGGGAGTAGAGGCTTTGGTGCTGTTAAAAGAGGAAGTGATGGGAAATTAGGCAGTGTTAGTGATTACTGTGTTCATCACTGTGTTTGTCCTGTTGTCGTTGTTCGCTATCCcgatgataataataatagtgATGCTAAGGATGCTGAAGCTGTTATTAATGTTCCTGTTGAGGAGGAGGAGGTTGTTGTTGCTGATGATGTCGCTGCTGCAGAGGCCGCTTTTGCTAAGA ATGCATAG
- the LOC126667674 gene encoding universal stress protein PHOS32-like isoform X1 produces MNPDQQNPIDPDHPLLPTIKIHHPSSPRHSHHHHHPSSTPTPTAGARRKLGVAVDLSDESAYAVRWAVHHYIRPGDAVILLHVSPTSVLFGADWGLLPISASSTPTHKDNTTNDINSLDEDDSSSSKRQQQIEEDFETFTATKVADIAKPLKEANIPYKIHIVKDHDMKERLCLEVERLGLSAVIMGSRGFGAVKRGSDGKLGSVSDYCVHHCVCPVVVVRYPDDNNNSDAKDAEAVINVPVEEEEVVVADDVAAAEAAFAKSKDA; encoded by the exons ATGAATCCAGATCAACAAAACCCTATCGATCCAGACCACCCTCTCCTCCCAACAATCAAGATCCACCACCCCTCCTCCCCCCGCCACtctcaccaccaccaccaccccTCCTCCACTCCCACCCCCACCGCCGGCGCTCGCCGCAAGCTCGGCGTCGCTGTTGACCTCTCCGACGAAAGCGCTTACGCCGTCCGCTGGGCCGTCCATCACTACATCCGTCCCGGCGACGCTGTTATTCTCCTCCACGTCAGCCCTACTTCCGTCCTTTTCGGCGCTGACTGGGGCCTACTTCCCATTTCCGCCTCCTCCACTCCTACACACAAAGACAACACTACCAACGACATCAATTCCCTTGACGAAGACGACTCGTCTTCGTCGAAACGACAGCAGCAGATTGAGGAAGATTTTGAGACTTTTACCGCCACGAAAGTGGCGGATATTGCGAAGCCGTTGAAGGAAGCGAATATACCGTATAAAATACACATAGTGAAGGATCATGACATGAAGGAGAGGCTGTGTTTGGAAGTTGAGAGATTAGGGTTAAGTGCTGTTATTATGGGGAGTAGAGGCTTTGGTGCTGTTAAAAGAGGAAGTGATGGGAAATTAGGCAGTGTTAGTGATTACTGTGTTCATCACTGTGTTTGTCCTGTTGTCGTTGTTCGCTATCCcgatgataataataatagtgATGCTAAGGATGCTGAAGCTGTTATTAATGTTCCTGTTGAGGAGGAGGAGGTTGTTGTTGCTGATGATGTCGCTGCTGCAGAGGCCGCTTTTGCTAAGAGTAAAG ATGCATAG